The Dysidea avara chromosome 11, odDysAvar1.4, whole genome shotgun sequence genome includes the window TACATAAATAACTAATATACATGATGGACTAAGTTATGCCAGGAGCTTATGAAGCATGAAACTTACGTAGCCTGCTGGGTGCCATCAAAATCCAAATTCATTAgcgattagtttccatataaggaaagtaaaatctcATTAATTGACGCCGTATACTAATTGTGCGCGACACTCgtagcaatttattcaaaaaacatgacataatttggattgtgatggaaccgagtttcatgctccttcgctgTCTTcggtggctcataagctcctggttaTGCATTGTTTGCTTATTTTGTTCTTGTAAGATTTAAGTACAGTATGTAATGTTCTACCACAGATTGGACGGATTTGGGAAAAAAAGGCAACAATCACATTCTTAATCAAAGCACACTcaacacacacatgtgtacaaGTACATGTGCATAGCTAAGGATTACAATTAGCATTATGATAAAGTGTATGTGAATAGCCTGTTCATATATGTGACTATCTCTggaaaaaccggtcttatcgcccatttaaaagtatcgagaaacgccagttttaaatattcagagtgttgtagctggccaatggtggtagctacgcataccaaattttcacacattttacaacaatttcttaccttccagatcattcactgaagtagtcaacagctaaatttcccaccattttagagctgtacagccacacacagccatctcctggttggccagggctccatcaagaccccaaaCCACTCGTATGGCTCATTACTGTGCttgaaaaaagcagccagctaaagcagaccactttactctggttgcctgtgacagtgaaatttgatagtgcattcattaaactttgtgtttgtgtgaaaaaatcaaactttctgtcttgggcaataagaccagttttcgcagatccagttacatatgtactgtacagtagaacctgtcttagtggtcacctgtatagaaaggccacctctctaaaaggccaaatttaaatttcccCTAGTGAGACATTGACACAGTAATCAGAACAACCTGCCAACTAAggccaagaaattttggcccaaagGTGACTGGCTTACAAAGGTTCCACTGTGCTGCTCTATGATACAAACATGAAATATTGTACCTCGCAAAACACTAGTACAATTTCTTTCATTAAACACTGTTGCCTGTGGTTGACTGAATGCTGCATTGACCACCACTGCCTGTGGATGACAGGACACTGTATTGACCACTGCCTGTGGTTGACTGAATGCTGTGTTGACCATCGCTGCCTGTGGGTGACTGGACACTGTATTGACCACTACCTGTGGTTGACCGAACGCTGTGTTAGCCACCCCTGCTTGACTAGACACTGCATTGACCACTGTTGCCAATGGTTGACTGGATACTGCATTAACCACTGTCACCTGACTGGATGATGCACTGACCACTGTTGCCTGACATGACACTGCATTGACCACTGTTTCCTGTGGTGGACTAGACACACTAGTCGCATTGAAGATACTCGATGGCTGACTATCAAACACTGTTTCGTAATCTGCATTTTCACTTGTGTTACTAGGAGAGCGAGAAACTTCTCCTTCACTATCATCATCATACTCGCTTGCTTCATCAGATGAGCCTGCAAAAAAGTCACAATTCAACTAATACTTCTAATTGTGATCCTACCTCTGTTTATCTCAATCAGCCCAACTTCTTCACCACGTTTCCAGTAATCAGTTAGATCTCTTAATAGTTTTAGTCTACGTTTGAAGTGTATGTGAAATGCAACACTGGCGACTGATGCTAACTCTGAAGAAATAACTACAGCTTTACGATATTTCTCATGTTGGCTAAGCACTCGGCGCTTATTACATGACTTCACAACTGATAAAGATGCTGTTTCTTGGGAAGTTGAAAATATTCGCTGGGTTGATTTGTAGTAAGCTGTTGTCCATCGCTGCTCACATACAGTTGGATCATAAAGTGGTTTTCCAAGCTTAATTCGTAAAGCAAATATGTGACGACATGGCAGGCAGATTGAAGAGTAGAAGCCACATGCACACTTTTCAAGACTAACAGTTCTCTCTCCTTCTGATGTCTGGACAATATATCTGCCATTGTCTTCTTTGATTTCTTTCACCTTCTTTGCTAGCTCTAATTGCTTAAGAACTAATGTTGAAGCATACAATGTAAGCAATTTTGTATACTCACTCTCTGGACTTCCTTGTGAAAAAGGCTGCACCTTTGTCTTCTGAAACATTACAGCAGCTTTGTGATCACGTTCAGTTCTTAATGCAGTCAGGATGACAAAAAAATGACTAATGAATTCTTCAAGGGAACTGTTACGGCTGATGACTTGCTTAAGTTTACCATTAATGCTTTCAAGCCTGTTGTTAGTTGTGTTTAAAAAGGTCCCACTGCAAGCAGCTATTCCCATTACCCATTCATCCTTTATTGGATGCCAGCATTCATCAAAGTATTCTAGGACCTGTTTAGGAGCATCCCGTTGAAACTGAACATACAAGCT containing:
- the LOC136239344 gene encoding zinc finger SWIM domain-containing protein 3-like isoform X2 produces the protein MAEERDDADGQTEVQCIETEVETDLDRTGFTVGDLFFNYEDVSKRLEAYERATFTKFWKRDARTVAAASKRLARTISPSLKYYEVKFCCIHGGQSFRPQGKGQRNTWTFKQDCPVNISLRANAAGDALEVKSLCLEHSHDLSQELFNHLPQQRRLPKEVKEKAAKLLEMKANNKLVQQTLCQETGKVILLKDLANINNTRKRQETRNDLNATVNLLTDKYGASVEVFCNKDNEFRGLFFQDLQMREAFDAYPEIVFVDATYKLLQLGVPIYLFLCEDSNGLSEVVGVAMLVTEDADGMQWMVDAFKKYNSRWEKIRVVMADKDIGEQDVLKKCLPSAKILICLFHTLRSFRREISCDKLGISSGARTVSLELIQKMAYAKSEAEYNSLYVQFQRDAPKQVLEYFDECWHPIKDEWVMGIAACSGTFLNTTNNRLESINGKLKQVISRNSSLEEFISHFFVILTALRTERDHKAAVMFQKTKVQPFSQGSPESEYTKLLTLYASTLVLKQLELAKKVKEIKEDNGRYIVQTSEGERTVSLEKCACGFYSSICLPCRHIFALRIKLGKPLYDPTVCEQRWTTAYYKSTQRIFSTSQETASLSVVKSCNKRRVLSQHEKYRKAVVISSELASVASVAFHIHFKRRLKLLRDLTDYWKRGEEVGLIEINRGSSDEASEYDDDSEGEVSRSPSNTSENADYETVFDSQPSSIFNATSVSSPPQETVVNAVSCQATVVSASSSQVTVVNAVSSQPLATVVNAVSSQAGVANTAFGQPQVVVNTVSSHPQAAMVNTAFSQPQAVVNTVSCHPQAVVVNAAFSQPQATVFNERNCTSVLRVMSHTSGLGS
- the LOC136239344 gene encoding zinc finger SWIM domain-containing protein 3-like isoform X3, with the translated sequence MAEERDDADGQTEVQCIETEVETDLDRTGFTVGDLFFNYEDVSKRLEAYERATFTKFWKRDARTVAAASKRLARTISPSLKYYEVKFCCIHGGQSFRPQGKGQRNTWTFKQDCPVNISLRANAAGDALEVKSLCLEHSHDLSQELFNHLPQQRRLPKEVKEKAAKLLEMKANNKLVQQTLCQETGKVILLKDLANINNTRKRQETRNDLNATVNLLTDKYGASVEVFCNKDNEFRGLFFQDLQMREAFDAYPEIVFVDATYKLLQLGVPIYLFLCEDSNGLSEVVGVAMLVTEDADGMQWMVDAFKKYNSRWEKIRVVMADKDIGEQDVLKKCLPSAKILICLFHTLRSFRREISCDKLGISSGARTVSLELIQKMAYAKSEAEYNSLYVQFQRDAPKQVLEYFDECWHPIKDEWVMGIAACSGTFLNTTNNRLESINGKLKQVISRNSSLEEFISHFFVILTALRTERDHKAAVMFQKTKVQPFSQGSPESEYTKLLTLYASTLVLKQLELAKKVKEIKEDNGRYIVQTSEGERTVSLEKCACGFYSSICLPCRHIFALRIKLGKPLYDPTVCEQRWTTAYYKSTQRIFSTSQETASLSVVKSCNKRRVLSQHEKYRKAVVISSELASVASVAFHIHFKRRLKLLRDLTDYWKRGEEVGLIEINRGSSDEASEYDDDSEGEVSRSPSNTSENADYETVFDSQPSSIFNATSVSSPPQETVVNAVSCQATVVSASSSQVTVVNAVSSQPLATVVNAVSSQAGVANTAFGQPQVVVNTVSSHPQAAMVNTAFSQPQAVVNTVSCHPQAVVVNAAFSQPQATVFNERNCTSVLRAQ